Proteins found in one Zea mays cultivar B73 chromosome 1, Zm-B73-REFERENCE-NAM-5.0, whole genome shotgun sequence genomic segment:
- the LOC103640076 gene encoding amino acid transporter AVT1C, with protein sequence MVAREAARPRVRDRLLRNRPPISPPSLRVRRPRPHIFSSLARVAGRVEIGEAFVLALWTAEPDMDRDEEVGHGDRSLLFIGDEDDLGVDRDGGSPPTSSDDGSFSDRSDAETRAGHVRRRDGGEREDTPEDGQNGAWPQSYRQSIDMLSAVPSPTMNSIMAASPSLTRFGSSFLKAGSSFFLRKGEGSGLPLTRPLLPPSLPQLSQSSLHPQPRPVKQSTDSLAQAPRWPAAHEAELPERPSRQCLKSDYIELPPPASKCSRNQSIINGFNVLCGVGILTTAYGIKEGGWLSLLLLPLLGGSSCYTGLLLKRCIDSSPNIETYPDIGQVAFGIFGRIFVSVVLYMELYASCVEYITLLGDSLSSVFPSAHLAFTGIDLNAHNLFATTMALAILPSVWLRNLSLLSYLSAGGVIATITVIVCLCWVGIGEGIGFRFSGAVVNVTHLPVALGLYGYCYSGHSVFPNIYSSMKERSQFPFVLMFCFTVVTLVYAGVAVSGFLMFGESTMSQFTLNLPQQYIPSKIAIWMTVVNPYTKYALTMTPVALSIEEALPKKMQSYLVGMLVRTCLVLSTVAVALLFPYFALVMALLGSVFTMLVALILPCACYLSIKKGAVPLWEIILCIIIIAIGVVCACIGSFTSINQMISSR encoded by the exons ATGGTTGCGAGAGAGGCGGCGCGGCCACGAGTCCGGGACCGGCTCCTCAGAAACCGGCCGCCTATCTCTCCCCCTTCCCTCCGTGTTCGTCGGCCCCGGCCCCATATTTTCTCTAGCCTTGCTCGTGTGGCTGGAAGAGTGGAGATCGGGGAAGCGTTTGTGTTGG CACTCTGGACGGCCGAGCCCGACATGGACCGCGACGAGGAGGTGGGCCACGGCGACCGCTCGCTCCTATTCATCGGCGATGAGGACGATCTCGGCGTCGACCGGGACGGCGGATCCCCGCCGACCTCCTCCGACGATGGATCATTCTCCGACCGGAGCGACGCCGAGACACGCGCCGGCCATGTCCGGCGTCGCGACGGCGGCGAGCGTGAGGACACGCCCGAGGACGGCCAGAATGGCGCGTGGCCGCAGAGTTACAG GCAGTCGATCGACATGCTGAGCGCGGTGCCGTCGCCGACGATGAACTCGATCATGGCAGCGAGCCCGAGCCTGACCAGATTCGGCAGCTCCTTCCTCAAGGCCGGGAGCTCCTTCTTCCTGAGGAAAGGCGAGGGCTCGGGGCTGCCGCTCACCAGGCCGCTGCTGCCGCCCTCGCTCCCGCAGCTGTCGCAGTCGTCGTTGCACCCGCAGCCGCGGCCCGTGAAGCAGTCCACGGACAGCCTCGCCCAGGCGCCGCGGTGGCCGGCTGCGCACGAGGCGGAGCTGCCCGAGAGACCCTCCAGGCAATGCCTGAAATCCGATTATATCGAGCTTCCTCCGCCTGCTAGCAAGTGCAGCAGGAACCAATCAATCATCAATG GGTTCAATGTGCTGTGCGGCGTTGGAATTCTCACCACGGCTTATGGAATCAAGGAAGGGGGATGGCTAAGCCTCCTGCTGCTCCCCTTGCTGGGTGGCAGCTCGTGCTACACGGGCTTGCTTCTCAAGAGGTGCATAGACAGTTCGCCCAACATTGAGACATACCCAGACATTGGACAAGTCGCTTTCGGAATCTTTGGTCGGATCTTTGTATCG GTTGTCCTGTACATGGAGCTTTAT GCAAGCTGCGTGGAGTACATTACGCTGCTAGGAGACAGCTTGTCGTCAGTGTTTCCCTCAGCGCATTTAGCTTTCACTGGCATCGACCTGAACGCGCACAATCTCTTTGCAACCACAATGGCCTTGGCAATCCTCCCATCAGTCTGGCTCAGGAACCTCAGTCTCCTCTCATATCTTTCTG CTGGAGGCGTGATCGCGACGATCACGGTCATCGTCTGCCTATGCTGGGTTGGCATCGGAGAAGGAATTGGGTTTCGCTTTTCCGGTGCTGTAGTGAACGTGACCCACCTTCCAGTGGCACTCGGCCTGTATGGGTACTGCTACTCAGGACACTCGGTGTTCCCAAACATCTACTCGTCCATGAAGGAGCGCTCGCAGTTTCCATTCGTGCTCATGTTCTG CTTCACGGTGGTAACGCTTGTGTACGCCGGAGTTGCGGTCTCAGGGTTCCTGATGTTCGGCGAGTCCACTATGTCACAGTTCACCCTAAACTTGCCACAGCAGTACATCCCATCCAAGATTGCCATTTGGATGACG GTTGTGAATCCTTACACAAAGTATGCACTGACGATGACGCCGGTCGCCTTGTCGATAGAGGAAGCCCTACCAAAGAAGATGCAGAGTTACCTGGTCGGAATGCTCGTTAGGACATGCCTCGTCCTCTCAACCGTTGCGGTGGCTCTGCTTTTCCCTTACTTTG CCCTGGTGATGGCACTGCTTGGATCCGTGTTCACAATGCTCGTG GCCTTGATACTCCCATGCGCATGCTACCTCTCCATCAAGAAGGGCGCAGTGCCCTTGTGGGAG ATCATCCTGTGCATAATCATCATAGCGATTGGCGTTGTGTGCGCGTGCATCGGCTCATTTACCTCGATCAACCAGATGATTAGCAGCAGATAG